Proteins encoded in a region of the Chthoniobacterales bacterium genome:
- the corA gene encoding magnesium/cobalt transporter CorA: protein MIRLNYHPPGTPPATLLPRVRVDACKPTITLIQYDGDAIFEGEFDTFDELMERFDAAKVNWINVDGLHDLGLLNRLAGRFHIHPLALEDVLNTTQRPKVEPYDENMFIVSEMAYFEAGALVFEQVSMFLGDGYLLTFQEERGRDAFESVRKRLRSGRGFARQRKADYLAYALLDAIVDQFFPILEDMGDGIEEIEEELLERPNKATLRRLYEAKRLLVQIRRASWPHREIVNAMMRDESGRIAMETTVFLRDCYDHITQIIDIVESYRDISAGLMDVYLSSLGFRTNEIMRVLTVVSTFFIPLTFIAGVYGMNFHYMPELGWKYGYLYFWSVCAAVAGFVFYIVKKNKWL from the coding sequence ATGATCCGACTCAACTATCATCCCCCTGGCACGCCGCCGGCGACCTTGCTCCCGCGCGTGAGGGTCGATGCGTGCAAGCCGACGATCACGCTCATCCAATACGACGGCGACGCGATTTTCGAGGGCGAGTTCGACACGTTCGACGAGCTGATGGAGCGGTTCGACGCCGCGAAGGTGAACTGGATCAATGTCGACGGCCTGCACGATCTCGGGTTGCTGAATCGGCTGGCGGGACGTTTTCACATTCATCCGCTCGCGCTCGAGGATGTGCTGAACACCACGCAGCGGCCGAAGGTCGAGCCCTACGACGAGAACATGTTCATCGTGAGCGAAATGGCCTACTTCGAGGCCGGAGCGCTCGTTTTCGAGCAGGTCAGCATGTTTCTTGGGGATGGCTATTTGCTGACCTTTCAGGAAGAGCGGGGGCGGGACGCCTTCGAGAGCGTGCGGAAGCGGCTGCGCTCCGGTCGGGGATTTGCCCGGCAGCGAAAGGCCGATTACCTCGCTTACGCGCTGCTCGATGCGATCGTGGATCAGTTTTTCCCGATCCTCGAGGACATGGGCGACGGCATCGAGGAGATCGAGGAAGAGCTGCTCGAACGGCCGAACAAGGCGACGCTGCGGCGGCTCTACGAAGCGAAGCGGCTGCTCGTGCAGATCCGTCGCGCCTCGTGGCCTCACCGGGAAATCGTGAATGCGATGATGCGGGACGAGAGCGGGCGGATCGCGATGGAGACGACGGTGTTCCTGCGCGATTGCTACGACCACATCACGCAAATCATCGACATCGTGGAAAGCTACCGCGATATCAGCGCCGGCCTCATGGATGTGTATCTTTCGAGCCTCGGCTTTCGCACGAACGAGATCATGCGCGTGCTCACGGTGGTCTCGACGTTCTTCATTCCGCTCACGTTCATTGCCGGCGTCTATGGCATGAACTTCCACTACATGCCCGAGCTCGGGTGGAAATACGGCTACCTCTATTTCTGGAGTGTGTGTGCAGCCGTGGCGGGCTTCGTCTTCTACATCGTGAAAAAGAACAAGTGGCTGTGA
- a CDS encoding glycosyltransferase, giving the protein MAVKKALILTAGFGEGHNAAARNLRDALLAENPDARVEMRDVFLEAYGWLNQLSVRGYLMLINRLPGVWNLVFQWLDRSSAVSDQIGIFGRAARQLNALLDEMEPDVVVSTYPGYNHLLDHLHNEAEDRAFTQVTIVTDSLTINRVWHTGHSDWYVVANEATAEVMRAQGVPAEKVRVLGFPVPAFFAEPREKLPATAGEPWRVLFMVNSGKRIAVEAVRELLALEGIALSVTVGRDEALEARIRALGGKSEVYGWTKELPRLMAEAHVVVSKAGGATVQECLAACTPMIVSQVVPGQEEGNARLIAESAAGVIAETPEAIAAAVRTAFANGGEIWKGWHAATRALSRPHAARDVARWIETL; this is encoded by the coding sequence GTGGCTGTGAAAAAAGCGCTCATCCTCACCGCGGGCTTTGGAGAGGGCCACAACGCGGCGGCGCGAAATCTGCGCGACGCCCTCCTCGCGGAAAATCCCGATGCGCGCGTCGAGATGCGGGACGTCTTTCTCGAGGCCTACGGCTGGCTCAATCAGCTGTCCGTGCGCGGCTATCTCATGCTGATCAATCGCCTGCCCGGCGTGTGGAATCTCGTCTTCCAATGGCTCGATCGCTCGAGCGCGGTGTCGGACCAGATCGGCATCTTCGGGCGCGCGGCGCGGCAGTTGAATGCGCTGCTCGACGAGATGGAGCCCGATGTCGTGGTGAGCACCTACCCCGGTTACAATCATCTGCTCGATCACCTGCACAACGAGGCGGAGGACCGCGCCTTCACCCAGGTGACGATTGTGACGGACTCGCTGACGATCAATCGCGTCTGGCACACCGGCCACAGTGATTGGTATGTCGTCGCCAACGAGGCGACCGCCGAGGTGATGCGCGCGCAGGGCGTGCCGGCGGAGAAAGTGCGCGTGCTGGGATTTCCGGTGCCGGCATTTTTTGCCGAGCCGCGGGAGAAGCTTCCCGCGACTGCCGGCGAGCCGTGGCGCGTGCTGTTCATGGTGAACTCCGGCAAGCGCATCGCCGTCGAGGCCGTGCGGGAACTGCTGGCGCTCGAGGGAATCGCGCTGTCCGTCACGGTCGGCCGCGACGAAGCGCTCGAGGCTCGCATTCGCGCGCTGGGTGGAAAATCCGAGGTCTACGGGTGGACGAAGGAGTTGCCCCGGCTGATGGCTGAGGCGCATGTCGTCGTGAGCAAGGCGGGCGGCGCCACCGTTCAGGAATGCCTCGCCGCGTGCACGCCGATGATCGTCAGCCAGGTCGTGCCGGGACAGGAGGAAGGCAACGCGCGCCTCATCGCCGAATCGGCCGCGGGCGTGATTGCGGAGACGCCGGAGGCGATCGCGGCGGCTGTGCGAACGGCCTTCGCGAATGGCGGCGAGATTTGGAAGGGCTGGCACGCCGCGACGCGGGCGCTCAGTCGTCCGCACGCGGCGCGGGACGTGGCGCGCTGGATCGAGACGCTATGA
- a CDS encoding HAD family phosphatase, translating to MIDAVIFDIGNVLLKFDYMVAARRLMAHNGLTEVPDREPIVAAKEALEGGRIQRAEFLQLVRPEFSHTGSDEEFLAMWEDIFEENVPMTRFAIGLAARGVPTFLLSNISCIHHDFIFSRYPVFATFRDGVFSYRAGALKPEPRIYEIAITQFGIDPARTLFIDDLAANIAAAEQPGLRGLVYDHHDHPAAAEKLRGFGFDF from the coding sequence ATGATCGACGCCGTGATCTTCGATATCGGCAACGTGCTGCTGAAGTTCGACTACATGGTCGCGGCGCGGCGGTTGATGGCGCACAACGGCCTCACGGAGGTGCCGGATCGCGAACCGATCGTCGCGGCGAAGGAGGCCCTCGAAGGCGGCCGCATCCAGCGCGCGGAATTCCTGCAGCTCGTGCGGCCCGAGTTTTCGCACACGGGCAGCGACGAGGAGTTCCTCGCGATGTGGGAGGACATCTTCGAGGAGAACGTGCCGATGACGCGGTTCGCCATCGGGCTTGCGGCGCGCGGAGTGCCGACATTCCTGCTGTCGAACATCTCGTGCATCCACCACGACTTCATTTTCAGCCGCTATCCGGTCTTCGCGACATTTCGCGACGGCGTGTTCTCGTATCGGGCCGGCGCGCTGAAACCCGAGCCGCGCATCTACGAAATCGCAATCACGCAGTTCGGGATCGATCCGGCGCGCACGCTTTTCATCGACGATCTTGCGGCGAACATCGCGGCGGCCGAGCAACCGGGCCTGCGCGGCCTCGTTTACGATCACCACGATCATCCCGCGGCGGCGGAGAAGCTGCGTGGATTCGGGTTCGACTTCTAG